The proteins below come from a single Myxococcus xanthus genomic window:
- a CDS encoding penicillin-binding protein 1A produces MTTAPQMPSSPDSSTPTPPAPPSRPGFGARLWRWTKRLLITGLVCLVLGAITLASGYAYYSQDLPSVDALRNYQPPQVTKVTCGDGTLCAEFAHERRTLIRVEDLPPHVRNAFLAAEDADFYKHEGLDFFGITRAAIKNLIPNSRKSGASTITQQVVKNLLLSPERSFSRKAREWILTPRVEEALTKDQILSLYINQSYYGQRRYGMEEAALFYFGKHAKDLNVGEAAVLAGTVQLPHRINPVTNITRAKSRQRYVLDQMARNGFVSADVAEAEKEKPIVLAPRRGKVVGPYYTEEIRRTLIARYGEQAVMEGGLRVDIAMVPKLQLAAEQSVRDGLEAVDRRQGYRGPRGALEKGQWERYRALIATRIEEAGRRQKDQGYVADLSSLAKVEKEEPKTPEIAGAPLDPLEEEGTEEQRPDLSPEDEAPLSADQLLAQSVRLKPMEEGLRLTGYVMQVDDKRNVARVDLVGRTAEVAFAAASWARQKGKSAPKKISDVFTEGELVFVRVLKAPPAPAFVEAALDQVPEVQGGLVVIRPENRHVVALVGGYDAERSSFNRATQAKRQPGSSFKPFLYAAAMGSGRYTPLSKVNDAPEAVRDPYTGKTWKPQNYDRRFHGPMTLREALTKSKNTVSVRLIEALTPATTIDVARRAGIHSPLPENLTLALGTGEVTMLEAANAYATLQANGRYAEPLLLLRVRDARGKVLEEHQPAFEETLPPAVAYLTTSLMRSVVEDGSGRAVLALERPAAGKTGTTQQSRDTWFSGYTADWVASAWVGFDNNSPLGGSETGGRAALPIWLQFMRVAHEGLPTREFEVPPGVVQVRIDPISGLLAGNSVPGRLEPFLEGTQPTAEAPPPGQVTTDQFFLDEGNRRGL; encoded by the coding sequence ATGACCACGGCTCCCCAGATGCCCTCTTCGCCCGATTCCTCCACACCCACTCCCCCCGCGCCGCCTTCGCGACCGGGGTTCGGTGCCCGGCTGTGGCGCTGGACGAAGCGGCTGCTCATCACCGGCCTCGTGTGCCTGGTGCTCGGCGCCATCACCCTGGCGAGCGGCTACGCGTACTACAGCCAGGACCTGCCCTCCGTGGACGCGCTGCGCAACTACCAGCCGCCGCAGGTGACGAAGGTGACGTGCGGTGACGGCACGCTCTGCGCCGAGTTCGCGCACGAGCGGCGCACGTTGATTCGCGTGGAGGACCTGCCGCCCCACGTCCGCAACGCCTTCCTGGCCGCCGAGGACGCGGACTTCTACAAGCACGAGGGCCTGGACTTCTTCGGCATCACCCGCGCGGCCATCAAGAACCTCATCCCCAACAGCCGCAAGTCCGGCGCGTCCACCATCACCCAGCAGGTGGTGAAGAACCTGCTGCTGTCCCCTGAGCGCAGCTTCTCCCGCAAGGCGCGCGAGTGGATTCTCACGCCACGCGTGGAGGAAGCGCTCACCAAGGACCAGATTCTCTCGCTCTACATCAACCAGTCCTACTACGGGCAGCGCCGCTACGGCATGGAGGAGGCGGCGCTCTTCTACTTCGGCAAGCACGCCAAGGACTTGAACGTGGGCGAGGCCGCCGTGCTCGCGGGCACGGTGCAGCTCCCGCACCGCATCAACCCGGTGACGAACATCACGCGGGCGAAGTCGCGTCAGCGCTACGTGCTGGACCAGATGGCGCGCAACGGCTTCGTGTCCGCGGACGTGGCGGAGGCGGAGAAGGAGAAGCCCATCGTCCTGGCTCCCCGGCGGGGCAAGGTGGTGGGGCCGTATTACACGGAGGAGATTCGCCGCACGCTCATCGCGCGCTACGGCGAGCAGGCGGTGATGGAGGGCGGGCTGCGCGTGGACATCGCCATGGTGCCCAAGCTCCAGCTCGCGGCGGAGCAGTCGGTGCGTGACGGCCTGGAGGCGGTGGACCGGCGCCAGGGCTACCGCGGTCCCCGTGGCGCGCTGGAGAAGGGCCAGTGGGAGCGATACCGGGCCCTCATCGCCACGCGCATCGAGGAGGCGGGCCGCCGGCAGAAGGACCAGGGCTACGTCGCGGACCTGTCCTCGCTGGCGAAGGTGGAGAAGGAAGAGCCGAAGACGCCCGAGATCGCGGGTGCGCCCCTGGACCCGCTGGAAGAGGAAGGCACCGAGGAGCAGCGGCCGGACCTGTCGCCCGAAGACGAGGCGCCCCTCTCCGCGGACCAACTCCTGGCGCAGTCCGTGCGCCTCAAGCCCATGGAGGAAGGCCTGCGCCTCACGGGCTACGTCATGCAGGTGGACGACAAGCGCAACGTGGCCCGCGTGGACCTGGTGGGCCGCACCGCCGAGGTGGCCTTCGCCGCCGCCTCCTGGGCGCGGCAGAAGGGCAAGAGCGCGCCGAAGAAGATTTCCGACGTCTTCACGGAGGGGGAGCTCGTCTTCGTGCGCGTGCTCAAGGCACCGCCCGCGCCAGCCTTCGTGGAAGCGGCGCTGGACCAGGTTCCCGAGGTGCAGGGCGGGCTGGTGGTCATCCGTCCGGAGAACCGGCACGTGGTGGCGCTGGTGGGCGGCTACGACGCGGAGCGCTCGTCCTTCAACCGCGCCACGCAGGCGAAGCGGCAGCCTGGCTCGTCCTTCAAGCCATTCCTCTACGCCGCCGCCATGGGCAGTGGCCGCTACACGCCGCTGTCCAAGGTCAATGACGCCCCTGAAGCCGTCCGCGACCCGTACACGGGCAAGACGTGGAAGCCGCAGAACTACGACCGTCGGTTCCACGGGCCGATGACGCTGCGCGAGGCGCTCACCAAGTCGAAGAACACGGTGTCCGTGCGCCTCATCGAGGCGCTCACCCCGGCCACCACCATCGACGTCGCGCGCCGGGCTGGCATCCACTCCCCGCTGCCGGAGAACCTCACGCTGGCCCTGGGCACCGGTGAAGTCACGATGCTGGAGGCCGCCAACGCCTACGCCACGCTCCAGGCCAATGGCCGCTATGCGGAGCCCTTGCTGCTGCTGCGCGTGCGCGATGCGCGCGGCAAGGTGCTGGAGGAGCATCAGCCGGCCTTCGAGGAGACGCTGCCGCCCGCGGTGGCCTACCTCACCACGTCGCTGATGCGCAGCGTGGTGGAGGACGGCTCGGGCCGGGCCGTGCTCGCGCTGGAGCGCCCCGCCGCTGGCAAGACGGGCACCACGCAGCAGTCCCGCGACACGTGGTTCTCCGGCTACACGGCGGACTGGGTGGCCAGCGCATGGGTGGGCTTCGACAACAACTCGCCGCTGGGCGGCAGTGAGACGGGTGGCCGCGCCGCGCTGCCCATCTGGCTCCAGTTCATGCGCGTGGCCCACGAAGGGCTGCCCACGCGGGAGTTCGAGGTGCCCCCCGGCGTCGTGCAAGTGCGCATCGACCCCATCAGCGGACTGCTGGCGGGCAACTCCGTCCCGGGCCGGCTGGAGCCCTTCCTCGAAGGCACGCAGCCCACCGCGGAGGCACCGCCGCCGGGACAGGTGACCACCGACCAGTTCTTCCTCGACGAAGGCAACAGGCGGGGACTGTGA
- a CDS encoding peptide ABC transporter substrate-binding protein: protein MRLRSTLACLALLASASAQAAGRPRYGGELRVAHGGPPEVAEPALADTPLEATLLGLLSPPVCRATRDGGFEPALARELSRPTPQSLRITLPGPASATALARAWMRLASHDGASPYRALFHPLRGEARQVTPQGATLELTLAYPWPDLERALCHPALAPPASANALGPFTAAGRGALEAQTAWPQGRPYLDRLLLTSTDQRGLSRLWSSRQVQVELGVASETDTTAGDPLYATFLAFSPRRLPPDFRQAVESAIDREDLTRLFVQAPAQPMPHLLPPVMLDAPARSRPSAPSARPARTVTLRYDASVEDQRAVAERIQVKLHERGYTVALEALPRAALRARWAQGDFELMLHALLLPPIPGPALAVVLDAGGRKDLLGVELPAIGALASTAARDARARERALALAASVPLVPLYVQGLGMRFAPDVGGVMMDAQGLPSLDGLHVLPPEGTAMGGRP, encoded by the coding sequence ATGAGACTCCGCTCCACCCTTGCCTGCCTCGCATTGCTCGCATCCGCGTCCGCGCAGGCGGCCGGCCGTCCTCGTTACGGGGGGGAGCTGCGCGTCGCCCACGGCGGCCCGCCGGAAGTGGCCGAGCCCGCGCTGGCCGACACACCCTTGGAAGCAACGCTGCTGGGGCTGCTTTCCCCACCGGTGTGCCGTGCCACACGGGACGGCGGCTTCGAGCCCGCGCTCGCGCGGGAGCTGTCACGCCCCACGCCCCAGTCCCTGCGCATCACCCTGCCCGGCCCCGCCTCCGCCACCGCGCTCGCGCGGGCATGGATGCGGCTGGCGAGCCACGACGGCGCATCACCGTACCGAGCCCTCTTCCATCCGCTGCGCGGTGAGGCACGGCAGGTGACGCCCCAGGGCGCCACGCTGGAGCTGACGCTGGCCTATCCCTGGCCGGACCTCGAGCGCGCGTTGTGCCATCCAGCGCTGGCGCCGCCCGCCTCCGCCAACGCCCTGGGCCCCTTCACCGCCGCGGGACGCGGGGCCCTGGAAGCGCAGACGGCCTGGCCCCAGGGGCGCCCGTACCTGGACCGGTTGCTGCTCACCTCCACGGACCAGCGCGGCCTCTCACGGCTGTGGTCGTCCCGGCAGGTCCAGGTGGAGCTGGGCGTCGCGTCGGAGACGGACACCACGGCCGGCGACCCGCTCTACGCCACCTTCCTGGCCTTCTCCCCACGGCGGTTGCCCCCGGACTTCCGGCAGGCCGTGGAGAGCGCCATCGACCGCGAGGACCTGACCCGCCTCTTCGTCCAGGCGCCCGCGCAGCCCATGCCGCACCTGCTCCCGCCGGTGATGCTCGACGCTCCCGCGCGCTCCCGGCCGTCCGCGCCGTCGGCGAGACCCGCACGGACGGTGACGCTGCGCTACGACGCATCGGTGGAGGACCAGCGCGCGGTGGCGGAGCGCATCCAGGTGAAGCTGCACGAGCGCGGCTACACCGTGGCGCTGGAGGCGCTCCCGCGCGCGGCCCTGCGCGCCCGCTGGGCCCAGGGCGACTTCGAGCTGATGCTGCACGCGCTGCTGCTGCCCCCCATCCCCGGGCCCGCGCTGGCGGTGGTGCTGGATGCCGGTGGACGCAAGGACTTGCTGGGCGTGGAGCTGCCCGCCATCGGCGCGCTTGCGTCCACCGCGGCGCGGGACGCGCGAGCGCGCGAGCGGGCCCTGGCCCTGGCAGCGTCCGTGCCCCTGGTCCCCCTGTACGTGCAGGGGCTGGGAATGCGCTTCGCTCCGGACGTGGGCGGGGTGATGATGGATGCACAAGGCCTCCCCTCGCTGGACGGACTGCACGTGCTTCCACCGGAGGGGACGGCGATGGGAGGACGTCCTTGA
- a CDS encoding ATP-binding protein — protein MRLRTRLALAFALLALVPLAVVVPPTLTRLRDTLSRELDARMEAATASAQESLERSSATARRAVEELVDSTSMEDLAREARDRPTRAIQAGTAEALMKSRGLSVLALFDREGRVLSSGHLPARRGDPDPALFAVTQQKSPRPVPVRVEVRTASGLRQLPALVTARPVDFGDLRLWAVGGVLLDESLAQHLARLTQTQVTLLAGDTPLASAGTAEPPTVTKALPLGDAATVRLVFSRAAAREAEQGVMRAFLLLAALGGTFAVLLGLLVSRWMTRPVEALTEGARRVAEGALESQVTVKASGEVGELVRTFNRMTSELKATTERLMASERIAAWQEVARRLAHEIKNPLTPIRMSLETLQAAQEAKHPRFQDMFKESAGVVLEEVDRLRRIVDEFSHFARMPKPQLAPVDLGELAQSVLALYATPPTGIQILPTLQTGVVARVDRDQLTQVLVNLVKNAEEAMASTGGTLRVRVRSTEADAIVEVEDSGPGIPLEHRARIFEPYFTTKDGGTGLGLAIASRILQEHGGKLEVGGEPGHGARFSLVLPRAA, from the coding sequence ATGCGCTTGAGGACGCGGCTGGCGCTCGCCTTCGCCCTGCTGGCCCTGGTTCCGCTCGCGGTCGTCGTGCCCCCCACCCTCACCCGCTTGCGCGACACGTTGTCGCGCGAGCTGGACGCGCGCATGGAGGCCGCCACCGCCTCCGCACAGGAGTCCCTGGAGCGCTCCAGCGCCACGGCCCGCCGCGCGGTGGAGGAGCTGGTGGACAGCACCAGCATGGAGGACCTGGCCCGCGAGGCCCGCGACCGCCCCACCCGCGCCATCCAGGCCGGCACCGCCGAGGCCCTGATGAAGAGCCGCGGCCTGAGCGTGCTGGCCCTCTTCGACCGCGAAGGAAGGGTGCTCTCCTCCGGCCACCTGCCCGCGCGCCGGGGAGACCCGGACCCGGCCCTCTTCGCCGTTACGCAGCAGAAGTCACCCCGGCCCGTGCCAGTGCGCGTGGAGGTGCGCACGGCCTCCGGACTCCGTCAGCTTCCGGCGCTCGTCACCGCGCGCCCGGTGGACTTCGGGGACCTGCGGCTGTGGGCCGTGGGCGGCGTGCTGCTCGATGAGAGCCTGGCGCAGCACCTGGCCCGCCTCACCCAGACGCAGGTGACGCTGCTGGCGGGTGACACGCCCCTGGCCAGCGCGGGCACGGCCGAACCGCCGACGGTGACGAAGGCGCTGCCGCTGGGAGACGCGGCCACGGTGCGGCTCGTCTTCAGCCGCGCCGCCGCGCGTGAAGCGGAACAGGGCGTCATGCGCGCCTTCCTCCTGCTGGCGGCGCTGGGCGGCACTTTCGCGGTGCTGCTGGGCCTGCTGGTGTCCCGGTGGATGACGCGGCCTGTGGAGGCCCTCACCGAGGGCGCCCGGCGCGTGGCCGAAGGCGCGCTGGAGTCCCAGGTGACGGTGAAGGCCAGCGGCGAGGTGGGCGAGCTGGTGCGGACGTTCAACCGCATGACGTCCGAGCTGAAGGCCACCACCGAGCGGCTGATGGCCAGCGAGCGCATCGCCGCGTGGCAGGAAGTGGCGCGGCGACTGGCGCACGAAATCAAGAACCCGCTGACGCCCATCCGCATGTCGCTGGAGACGCTCCAGGCCGCGCAAGAAGCGAAGCACCCGCGCTTCCAAGACATGTTCAAGGAGAGCGCGGGTGTGGTGCTGGAGGAAGTGGACCGGCTGCGCCGCATCGTCGACGAGTTCAGCCACTTCGCGCGGATGCCCAAGCCGCAGCTGGCGCCCGTGGACCTGGGCGAGCTGGCGCAGAGCGTGCTGGCGCTGTACGCCACGCCTCCGACCGGCATCCAGATTCTGCCCACGCTCCAGACGGGCGTGGTGGCGCGGGTGGACCGCGACCAGCTCACCCAGGTGCTGGTGAACCTGGTGAAGAACGCCGAGGAGGCCATGGCGTCCACGGGTGGCACCCTGCGCGTGCGCGTACGCTCCACCGAAGCCGACGCCATCGTCGAGGTGGAGGACAGCGGCCCCGGCATTCCCCTGGAGCACCGCGCCCGGATCTTCGAGCCCTACTTCACCACCAAGGACGGCGGCACCGGCCTGGGGTTGGCCATCGCCTCGCGCATCCTCCAGGAGCACGGCGGCAAACTGGAGGTGGGCGGAGAGCCCGGCCACGGCGCGCGCTTCAGCCTCGTGCTGCCGCGCGCGGCCTGA
- a CDS encoding class I SAM-dependent methyltransferase has protein sequence MQTRYVPNLTGIPETMLWTLHSRAGEAKRPDGVLKDAEALRIYGAIDYDFEKSFGRAEPSLAIRAVEMDRSIRAWLATHPDGFVVSLGEGLETQAQRLDNGRLRWLSVDLPEAVAIRERFLTPNERLMHFPVSAMDRAWMDRVDASKGVFIVAQGLFMYFEEDDVRRLIVDIAERFPGAELLFDTIPRWLSRRTLKGLHRTRAYQVPPMPWGINRDALEATLRRWAPRIRQVELKPYTFPRGFFRYGYNGLNMLPWVKERLPALVHVRFAERSV, from the coding sequence ATGCAGACGCGGTACGTGCCGAACCTCACGGGGATTCCGGAGACGATGCTCTGGACGCTTCATTCCCGGGCAGGGGAGGCGAAGCGGCCGGACGGCGTCCTGAAGGACGCGGAGGCGCTGCGCATCTACGGCGCCATCGACTACGACTTCGAGAAGTCCTTTGGCCGCGCGGAGCCGTCCCTCGCGATTCGCGCGGTGGAGATGGACCGGAGCATTCGCGCGTGGCTGGCCACGCACCCTGACGGCTTCGTGGTGTCGCTGGGAGAGGGGCTGGAGACGCAGGCGCAGCGGCTGGACAACGGGCGGCTGCGCTGGCTGAGCGTGGACCTGCCGGAAGCCGTGGCCATCCGGGAGCGCTTCCTCACGCCGAACGAGCGGCTGATGCACTTCCCGGTGAGCGCCATGGACCGCGCATGGATGGACCGCGTGGACGCCAGCAAGGGCGTGTTCATCGTCGCGCAGGGCCTCTTCATGTACTTCGAGGAAGACGACGTCCGTCGGCTCATCGTGGACATCGCCGAGCGCTTCCCGGGCGCCGAGCTCCTCTTCGACACGATTCCCCGCTGGCTCTCACGGCGCACGCTCAAGGGGCTGCACCGCACCCGCGCGTACCAGGTGCCACCCATGCCCTGGGGCATCAACCGCGACGCGCTGGAGGCGACGCTGCGGCGGTGGGCGCCGCGAATCCGCCAGGTGGAATTGAAGCCCTACACCTTCCCGCGGGGCTTCTTCCGGTACGGTTACAACGGTCTCAACATGCTGCCCTGGGTGAAGGAACGGTTGCCCGCGCTGGTCCACGTCCGCTTCGCGGAGCGCAGCGTCTGA
- a CDS encoding SMR family transporter, producing the protein MHNAVYLGIAIVAEVVATSALKSSNGFTRLGPSILVVLGYGVAFFCLSFALRTIPTGIAYAIWSGAGIVLVSGVAWLLHGQRLDVPALVGIGLILAGVIVINTFSRSAAH; encoded by the coding sequence ATGCACAACGCGGTCTATCTGGGGATTGCCATCGTGGCCGAGGTGGTGGCGACCTCAGCGCTCAAGAGCTCCAACGGCTTCACGCGGCTGGGGCCGTCCATCCTCGTGGTGCTGGGCTATGGCGTGGCCTTCTTCTGCCTGTCCTTCGCGCTGAGGACCATCCCCACGGGCATCGCCTACGCCATCTGGTCCGGGGCGGGCATCGTCCTCGTCTCCGGCGTGGCGTGGCTCCTTCACGGGCAGCGCTTGGACGTCCCCGCGCTCGTGGGCATCGGGCTCATCCTGGCGGGCGTCATCGTCATCAATACCTTCTCCAGGTCGGCGGCGCACTGA
- a CDS encoding MXAN_5187 family protein, which produces MVRLKFLVFAFLVIGLGVAHLPMLSGPLRERAVAGASAQASAGAAEVARRVDSRRAEVQSLALKLAAMPEVVSVAAPPLPEQPAPRNQRERERERVEVDAAAARAFTAERFAAVRSAVEGLIPQELKGAVVAVVAQDTQFHAVAGAEPSSDAAKLDVVSLVKSGASVVDAFGAPHAFAAVPLSWNAGAPAVTLVLGAPLLDEGALEAAVQASGAAALALVKGDALAGVAGPQKLLAEGSLTKVAADASGVVLSTGKFLELGPVALPVFTQNDPLGGNAPLMVGARRALASTPLEVLAIASTQPVLGMLAAYQQNALFALAGLLGLSLLWTLMMGSGRKAADAEASSGSSDTLSLSAAMASAPAPAAVTPPPAPAPAADPFAFAPPPAADPFAFAPPPAAPAPAADPFAFAPPPAAPAPAADPFAFAPPAAPAPAPAADPFAFAPPPSGDPFANSRTAQAPMGDPFAFAPPAPPPAPAADPFAFAPPAPPPAADPFGSAEAFPFPAPPQQQPAHVGAMPFESSPESFGGPEPLSPASPRRGAFAFEDQPTAAYSLQQAADPFALAASQAAPDSPETTRVAAIPRELLQASARPPTSDAIPMPPPRSAPQPAAIPLPGLGNSAVALTDEQHFQEVFREFLTTRERCGEAADGLTYDKFVQKLRKNKEQLVQKYACKTVRFQVYVKEGKAALKATPVKD; this is translated from the coding sequence ATGGTCCGCCTCAAGTTCCTCGTCTTCGCATTCCTGGTCATCGGACTGGGCGTTGCTCATCTGCCGATGCTGTCGGGACCGCTGCGCGAGCGCGCCGTCGCCGGTGCATCGGCCCAGGCTTCCGCGGGCGCCGCCGAGGTGGCGCGCCGTGTGGATTCTCGTCGTGCCGAAGTGCAGTCGCTGGCGCTGAAGCTCGCGGCCATGCCGGAAGTGGTGTCCGTCGCCGCGCCGCCGCTTCCGGAGCAGCCCGCGCCGCGCAACCAGCGTGAGCGTGAGCGCGAGCGCGTCGAGGTGGATGCCGCCGCCGCCCGCGCCTTCACCGCCGAGCGCTTCGCCGCGGTGCGCAGCGCCGTCGAAGGCTTGATTCCCCAGGAACTCAAGGGCGCGGTGGTGGCCGTGGTCGCCCAGGACACGCAGTTCCACGCGGTGGCCGGGGCCGAGCCGTCCTCGGACGCGGCGAAGCTGGACGTGGTGAGCCTCGTCAAGTCCGGGGCCAGCGTGGTGGATGCCTTCGGTGCGCCGCATGCGTTCGCCGCGGTGCCGCTGTCGTGGAACGCCGGGGCGCCCGCGGTGACGCTGGTGCTGGGCGCGCCGCTGCTGGACGAGGGTGCGCTGGAGGCCGCCGTCCAGGCGTCGGGCGCGGCCGCGCTGGCGCTGGTGAAGGGCGACGCGCTGGCGGGCGTCGCCGGTCCGCAGAAGCTGCTGGCGGAAGGCTCGCTGACGAAGGTCGCCGCGGATGCCTCGGGCGTGGTGCTGAGCACCGGCAAGTTCCTGGAGCTGGGCCCGGTGGCGTTGCCCGTCTTCACCCAGAATGACCCCCTGGGGGGGAACGCGCCGTTGATGGTGGGCGCGCGCCGCGCGCTGGCCAGCACGCCGCTGGAGGTGCTCGCGATCGCCAGCACGCAGCCGGTGCTGGGCATGCTGGCCGCGTATCAGCAGAACGCGCTGTTCGCCCTGGCGGGCCTGCTGGGCCTGAGCCTCCTGTGGACGCTGATGATGGGCTCCGGCCGCAAGGCGGCTGACGCGGAGGCGTCCAGTGGCAGCTCCGACACGCTGAGCCTGTCGGCCGCCATGGCCTCCGCGCCTGCGCCGGCCGCAGTCACGCCGCCGCCGGCCCCCGCGCCCGCCGCCGACCCGTTCGCTTTCGCGCCGCCGCCCGCCGCGGACCCGTTCGCCTTCGCGCCGCCGCCCGCTGCTCCGGCACCCGCCGCGGACCCGTTCGCCTTCGCGCCGCCGCCCGCCGCTCCCGCGCCCGCCGCCGACCCGTTCGCCTTCGCGCCGCCGGCCGCTCCGGCTCCGGCACCCGCCGCGGACCCGTTCGCCTTCGCGCCGCCGCCGTCGGGAGACCCGTTCGCGAATTCGCGAACGGCGCAGGCTCCCATGGGCGATCCATTCGCGTTCGCCCCGCCGGCTCCGCCTCCGGCCCCCGCGGCGGACCCGTTTGCCTTTGCCCCTCCGGCGCCCCCGCCCGCGGCGGACCCCTTCGGCTCGGCCGAGGCGTTCCCGTTCCCCGCGCCGCCGCAGCAGCAGCCCGCGCACGTGGGGGCGATGCCGTTCGAGTCCTCACCCGAGTCCTTCGGTGGGCCCGAGCCGCTGTCGCCCGCGTCGCCTCGCCGGGGAGCGTTCGCCTTCGAGGACCAGCCCACGGCGGCGTACTCGCTGCAGCAAGCGGCGGACCCCTTCGCCCTGGCGGCCTCCCAGGCCGCACCGGACAGCCCGGAGACGACGCGCGTGGCGGCGATTCCGCGCGAGCTGCTCCAAGCCAGCGCGCGGCCTCCGACGTCGGACGCCATCCCCATGCCGCCGCCGCGCTCCGCCCCTCAGCCCGCCGCGATTCCGCTGCCGGGCCTGGGCAACTCCGCGGTGGCGCTCACCGACGAGCAGCACTTCCAGGAGGTCTTCCGCGAGTTCCTCACCACCCGTGAGCGGTGTGGCGAAGCGGCCGACGGCCTGACGTACGACAAGTTCGTGCAGAAGCTCCGCAAGAACAAGGAGCAGCTCGTCCAGAAGTACGCGTGCAAGACGGTGCGCTTCCAGGTCTATGTGAAGGAAGGCAAGGCGGCCCTCAAGGCCACGCCCGTCAAGGACTGA
- the hpf gene encoding ribosome hibernation-promoting factor, HPF/YfiA family produces MKVLLRGVHLNLSDALKSYVDEHLVRHIERFADDEAAEIDISLVDTNGPKGGMDKECRVTVRLPGLSSVHVTETADSLFPAIDASRDRLETSLKRMLGKRRDVHTNGLPEDVAVDVPTY; encoded by the coding sequence ATGAAGGTGTTGCTGCGTGGAGTGCACCTGAACCTGTCGGATGCTCTCAAGTCGTATGTCGACGAACACCTGGTGCGCCATATCGAACGGTTCGCGGATGACGAGGCAGCGGAAATCGACATCTCGCTGGTGGACACCAACGGGCCCAAGGGCGGCATGGACAAGGAATGCCGGGTCACGGTGCGACTGCCCGGGCTCTCCTCGGTGCACGTGACGGAGACGGCGGACTCGTTGTTCCCCGCCATCGACGCATCGCGTGACCGGTTGGAGACGAGCCTCAAGCGCATGCTGGGGAAGCGGCGCGACGTTCATACCAACGGCCTGCCCGAGGACGTGGCGGTCGACGTTCCCACCTACTAA
- a CDS encoding response regulator, translating to MGAERIKVLLVEDDGDSRELLAELLESEFDVKTATDGLAGLEMFEAEHPDVVVTDESLPGMCGTELAQKVKEREPRARVILVSGYTQVQGSEHCDVVLRKPIDVERLSAAVCRLGDEARH from the coding sequence ATGGGCGCCGAACGAATCAAGGTCTTGCTGGTCGAGGACGACGGGGACAGCCGGGAGCTGCTGGCGGAGCTGCTGGAGTCGGAGTTCGACGTGAAGACGGCCACGGATGGCTTGGCCGGCCTCGAGATGTTCGAGGCCGAGCACCCGGACGTGGTGGTGACGGACGAATCCCTCCCAGGCATGTGCGGCACCGAGCTCGCGCAGAAGGTCAAGGAGCGCGAGCCCCGGGCCCGCGTCATCCTCGTGTCCGGTTACACACAGGTGCAGGGCTCCGAACACTGTGACGTGGTGCTGCGCAAGCCCATCGACGTGGAACGCCTCAGCGCCGCGGTGTGCAGGCTGGGCGACGAAGCTCGACACTGA
- a CDS encoding DUF2007 domain-containing protein: MKYCARCGSEYQDGVNACADCPGNPLLVSAEEMRSRGLPLPHELDTRIFVRAGSAEDPFTAEVYAQLLQDANIPVLVRAGRSGVVDKLTTGNVLPWWEIHVPADQQVRAATLIEQERLRELATNDEAAAAAEAEERETESPAAEAKERETESPATPPPAY, translated from the coding sequence ATGAAATACTGTGCGAGGTGCGGCTCCGAGTATCAGGACGGCGTCAACGCGTGCGCTGACTGTCCAGGCAACCCGCTCCTCGTGAGCGCGGAGGAGATGCGCAGCAGGGGGCTGCCGCTCCCGCATGAGCTGGATACCCGCATCTTCGTCCGGGCTGGCTCCGCAGAGGACCCCTTCACCGCCGAGGTCTACGCGCAGCTCCTCCAGGACGCGAACATCCCCGTCCTGGTGCGCGCTGGCCGCTCGGGCGTCGTGGACAAGCTGACCACCGGCAACGTGCTGCCCTGGTGGGAAATCCACGTCCCCGCCGACCAGCAGGTCCGGGCCGCGACGCTGATTGAGCAGGAGCGCCTGCGGGAGCTGGCCACCAACGACGAGGCCGCGGCCGCCGCCGAGGCCGAGGAGCGGGAGACCGAATCTCCCGCCGCTGAGGCCAAGGAGCGGGAGACCGAATCCCCCGCCACGCCGCCACCGGCCTACTGA